The following are encoded in a window of Amaranthus tricolor cultivar Red isolate AtriRed21 chromosome 2, ASM2621246v1, whole genome shotgun sequence genomic DNA:
- the LOC130806711 gene encoding heavy metal-associated isoprenylated plant protein 39-like — protein sequence MQKVVLKLDLHDDSNSKQKALKMVSSISGLDSISMDMKEKKLTVIGDMDPVAVVKRLRKTYYTEILSIGPAKEPEKPKEGPKKPADPPTVVVPLTDFYQAWPGHSNSFIYPTHPSYNGYVCARSVEDDPIGCVIC from the exons ATGCAG AAGGTGGTGCTAAAATTGGATCTTCACGATGATAGCAATTCCAAGCAAAAAGCTTTGAAAATGGTCTCCTCTATTTCTG GTCTTGATTCAATCTCAATGGATATGAAGGAGAAGAAACTGACAGTAATCGGGGATATGGATCCTGTGGCAGTGGTTAAAAGGTTAAGAAAGACTTATTACACAGAAATTCTCTCGATTGGTCCTGCAAAAGAACCCGAGAAGCCAAAGGAAGGACCCAAAAAGCCAGCGGACCCACCCACAGTTGTAGTCCCACTGACTGATTTTTACCAGGCCTGGCCAGGACATAGCAACTCCTTTATTTATCCAACCCATCCTTCATATAATGGCTATGTTTGTGCCAGAAGTGTAGAAGATGACCCAATTGgatgtgttatttgttaa
- the LOC130806164 gene encoding heavy metal-associated isoprenylated plant protein 39-like yields MKKVVLKLNMHDGKCKQKAMKVASTTSGVDSISIDMKEKTLTLTGDIDAVAIVTKLRKIYQTEIVSVGTTKEPEKKKEEPKKEEPKKKKEEPKKDVSKNQAQVGNPVILYYNPPPYGNHINVHSYHGDYMEEDSNACVIC; encoded by the exons ATGAAG AAAGTGGTGCTGAAATTGAATATGCATGATGGGAAATGCAAGCAAAAGGCAATGAAAGTGGCCTCTACAACTTCTG GTGTAGATTCCATCTCAATTGACATGAAAGAAAAGACATTGACATTAACAGGGGACATAGATGCTGTTGCAATTGTTACCAAATTGAGGAAAATTTATCAAACAGAAATTGTGTCAGTTGGCACAACTAAAGAGcctgaaaagaaaaaagaagagcCCAAAAAAGAAGAGcccaagaaaaagaaagaagagcCCAAAAAAGATGTGTCCAAAAATCAGGCCCAAGTTGGTAACCCTGTAATTTTGTATTACAATCCTCCTCCTTATGGTAATCATATAAATGTACACTCTTACCATGGTGATTACATGGAAGAAGATTCCAATGCTTGTGTTATATGTTAA